The following proteins are encoded in a genomic region of Primulina huaijiensis isolate GDHJ02 chromosome 3, ASM1229523v2, whole genome shotgun sequence:
- the LOC140974318 gene encoding uncharacterized protein, producing the protein MARRLYSRLPSFLGISKTQIQNPFTTPKFPYFTDITSRYSQSVGSSCAMYQVFRSYARDRRSSYDLFGGKIPGAKEFRKEWAKQLENEEDHLWTGSEDETDTERDGHSRLQKDIKKAKKRAKYGSDNIDADDSDELHGLWTESDEEKTLWTGDEEDDNDEPTEAFPNEKSDEYIDKLFEFEEKPKYRTLADAMKDEEPEELSPGKQARNLAVQNALKKLKKGPDGRYTNVWEVMSDLDILIGAFEDIISGPEYEELRQGGPKKLNLQFFKDIQARMRDPNYKFSPELKLKPKNKLVPRKKWQKAESRRRKAKKR; encoded by the exons ATGGCAAGGAGGTTGTATTCCCGCCTTCCCTCTTTCCTCGGCATCTCAAAAACCCAAATCCAAAACCCCTTTACGACACCCAAATTTCCATATTTTACAGATATTACGTCGAGATATTCACAATCCGTAGGGAGCTCTTGTGCGATGTATCAAG TGTTTCGTTCATACGCTCGTGACCGGCGTTCAAGTTATGATCTTTTTGGAGGTAAAATTCCGGGAGCAAAGGAGTTCAGGAAGGAGTGGGCAAAGCAATTAGAGAACGAAGAGGATCATCTCTGGACAGGAAGTGAAGATGAAACTGATACCGAAAGGGATGGCCATAGCCGGCTCCAGAAAGATATAAAAAAGGCCAAGAAACGGGCCAAGTATGGCTCTGATAATATTGATGCCGATGACAGTGACGAACTGCATGGCTTGTGGACGGAAAGTGACGAGGAGAAGACCCTTTGGACTGGGGATGAAGAAGATGACAATGATGAACCTACAGAGGCCTTCCCAAACGAGAAAAGTGATGaatatattgataaattatTCGAGTTTGAGGAGAAACCAAAGTATAGAACCCTTGCAGACGCGATGAAAGATGAGGAGCCAGAAGAGTTGTCCCCTGGAAAGCAAGCTCGAAATCTTGCTGTGCAGAATGCTCTGAAGAAACTTAAGAAGGGTCCTGATGGTCGGTATACTAATGTTTGGGAGGTGATGAGTGATTTGGATATTTTGATAGGAGCCTTTGAGGATATTATTTCTGGACCAGAATATGAAGAGCTTCGGCAAGGTGGTCCAAAGAAATTGAATCTTCAGTTTTTTAAGGACATTCAAGCTCGCATGAGGGATCCAAACTATAAGTTCTCACCCGAGTTGAAGTTAAAACCGAAAAACAAGCTAGTTCCCAGAAAGAAATGGCAGAAAGCAGAATCAAGAAGGAGAAAGGCAAAAAAGAGATAA